A DNA window from Chitinibacter fontanus contains the following coding sequences:
- a CDS encoding arginyltransferase produces MNDTFRKHTVQLQFYATAPYPCSYLEDHAARSQVAVPSDLINTHVYSQLVEQGFRRSGQFVYRPWCDHCQACVPVRLPANQFQPNRTQRRVMQRNQSLKVRLMDLTFREEHFLLYQRYQQSRHSGGGMDQDNREQYESFLLKSNVASFLAEFIEDGEVRMVSLIDQLDDGISSVYTFFDPDLASRSLGVYNVVWQVGLAKQLGLPYVYLGYWIKDCRKMSYKTQYQPIEGRVKGEWKVLD; encoded by the coding sequence ATGAACGATACTTTTCGCAAGCATACGGTGCAGTTACAGTTTTATGCCACCGCGCCGTACCCCTGTAGTTATCTTGAAGATCATGCTGCCCGCTCGCAAGTAGCGGTGCCATCCGATTTAATTAATACCCATGTCTACAGTCAGCTGGTCGAGCAAGGCTTTCGTCGCAGTGGGCAATTTGTCTATCGTCCGTGGTGTGATCATTGCCAGGCTTGTGTGCCAGTACGCTTGCCTGCGAATCAGTTCCAACCCAACCGTACCCAGCGGCGGGTGATGCAGCGCAACCAAAGCCTGAAGGTTCGTCTGATGGATCTCACATTCCGTGAAGAGCACTTTCTTCTGTATCAACGTTACCAGCAGTCACGCCATTCAGGCGGTGGGATGGATCAGGATAATCGCGAGCAGTACGAAAGTTTTTTACTGAAAAGCAATGTAGCGAGTTTTCTAGCCGAGTTTATCGAAGATGGCGAAGTGCGGATGGTGAGCCTGATCGATCAGCTTGATGATGGTATCTCATCGGTATATACCTTTTTTGACCCTGATCTCGCTTCACGTAGCTTAGGGGTTTACAACGTAGTCTGGCAGGTTGGGCTGGCCAAGCAGTTGGGCTTGCCCTATGTTTATCTGGGGTACTGGATTAAAGACTGCCGCAAGATGTCGTACAAAACCCAGTATCAGCCGATTGAAGGCCGTGTGAAAGGCGAGTGGAAAGTGCTCGATTAG
- a CDS encoding Bax inhibitor-1/YccA family protein: MQYNPAAYGSTALSAERNRVMRNTYFLLALSMLPTAAGAILGISLKFAMSPMMGFIVFMAVSFGAFYAIEKTKESGAGVAILLAWTGFMGLWLSQILQVALKFSNGAELIGVAAVGTAAIFFTLATIATVSKKDFSFMGKFLMIGLVVILLAAVANIFFAIPALSLTISAVAVLLFSGFILYDVSRIVNGGETNYISATLSLYLNIYNLFTSLLNLLMAFSGNSRD; this comes from the coding sequence ATGCAATACAATCCTGCTGCTTACGGGAGCACGGCATTATCTGCTGAACGCAACCGTGTTATGCGCAATACTTATTTCCTGTTGGCGCTGTCGATGCTGCCAACTGCGGCTGGTGCCATTTTGGGCATTTCGCTGAAATTTGCCATGAGCCCGATGATGGGCTTTATCGTCTTTATGGCGGTGAGCTTTGGCGCATTTTATGCGATTGAGAAAACCAAAGAGTCGGGCGCTGGTGTAGCGATTTTGCTGGCGTGGACTGGCTTTATGGGGCTGTGGCTGAGCCAGATCCTGCAAGTAGCACTGAAATTCAGTAATGGTGCTGAGCTGATTGGTGTGGCCGCTGTGGGTACTGCTGCTATTTTCTTTACGCTGGCAACGATTGCAACGGTAAGCAAGAAAGATTTTTCTTTCATGGGTAAATTCTTGATGATCGGTTTGGTGGTGATTTTGTTGGCTGCTGTGGCCAATATTTTCTTTGCCATCCCAGCGTTGTCATTAACAATTTCAGCCGTAGCAGTGTTGTTGTTCTCAGGTTTTATCCTGTATGACGTTAGCCGTATCGTGAATGGTGGCGAGACCAATTACATTTCAGCTACGCTCAGTTTATATCTGAACATCTATAACTTGTTCACTAGCTTGCTTAATTTGTTGATGGCATTCTCAGGTAATAGCCGCGATTAA
- the fur gene encoding ferric iron uptake transcriptional regulator, which translates to MSKAAELKGMGLKATGPRLKILNLFETSTERHLTAEDVYRLLLAEEIDVGLATVYRVLTQFEQAGILVRHHFETGKSVFELNHGDHHDHLVCVKCGKVEEFFDPEIEARQETIAEKHGFQIQEHEMYLYGLCGECQVKPKK; encoded by the coding sequence ATGAGCAAAGCAGCTGAATTAAAAGGCATGGGTTTAAAGGCCACTGGCCCGCGTTTGAAAATTCTGAATTTGTTTGAAACGAGCACTGAACGCCATCTGACGGCTGAAGATGTGTATCGTTTATTGTTGGCGGAAGAAATCGATGTTGGTTTGGCCACGGTGTATCGCGTACTGACCCAATTTGAGCAGGCTGGCATTTTAGTACGCCACCATTTCGAAACTGGTAAATCGGTGTTCGAGTTAAACCACGGTGATCACCATGATCATCTAGTGTGCGTTAAATGCGGCAAGGTCGAAGAGTTTTTCGACCCTGAAATTGAAGCTCGCCAAGAAACCATTGCCGAAAAACATGGCTTTCAAATTCAAGAGCACGAGATGTATCTATATGGTTTGTGTGGCGAATGCCAAGTCAAGCCCAAGAAATAA
- a CDS encoding NADPH-dependent FMN reductase — protein sequence MKVLAICGSLRAKSSNKGLLRCAQANAPEGMQISIADLSQIPFYNADITEQPAAVKQLLAQMAEADAFIFGGPEYNYSISPALKNAIDWASRVEGNTIFAGKAVALMGAGGGMGTSRAQYHLRQVCVFVDLHPLNKPEVFANAFAGGFDADGNVIDEKIKENVRTQLVALADWSKKISS from the coding sequence ATGAAAGTTCTCGCCATTTGCGGTAGTTTGCGTGCCAAATCTAGCAATAAAGGCCTGCTACGGTGTGCGCAAGCCAACGCCCCAGAGGGCATGCAAATTAGCATTGCAGATTTATCCCAAATCCCCTTTTACAATGCGGATATCACCGAGCAACCTGCGGCAGTGAAACAACTACTTGCGCAAATGGCAGAGGCTGATGCCTTTATTTTTGGCGGACCTGAATACAATTATTCGATCTCACCAGCGCTAAAAAATGCCATCGATTGGGCTTCGCGCGTGGAAGGCAACACGATTTTTGCCGGTAAAGCCGTGGCTTTGATGGGTGCTGGCGGCGGCATGGGCACGTCACGGGCGCAATATCATTTACGCCAAGTCTGCGTATTTGTCGACTTGCATCCTCTCAATAAACCCGAGGTATTTGCCAATGCATTTGCCGGCGGATTTGATGCGGATGGCAATGTAATTGATGAAAAAATCAAAGAAAATGTTCGTACCCAGTTAGTCGCGCTGGCTGATTGGTCGAAAAAGATCAGTAGTTAA
- a CDS encoding enoyl-CoA hydratase/isomerase family protein — protein sequence MTVHVSLLQCAQGQQIGCLALSAPERINAQNLAMVRQMDAALAQWRDDEQIVAVVLLGAGERGFCAGGDLKALYLAMSKPEQLCQGDAFFSEEYRLCQTIREYPKPVLAWGHGIVMGGGWGLFAAASHRIVTESSRLAMPETGIGLFPDVAASWWLPKLAGAGRFLALTGAAINARDAMALGAADWLLPDSQRHATLMAMAQLAWSGQSDTDAALLSEFLDAQPLPAHIPAAKLTAEPQYYQQLNALTLPQALAYLATLAHSSDTYLQHAAQRVLKASPTSLYLSWALQQLCAPKTLAQTVQIETSIAASALRYGDFQAGIYSTLIDRQLAPRWRYRTPAELDLAEIATYFPALQLGIED from the coding sequence ATGACCGTGCATGTTTCGCTACTGCAATGCGCACAGGGGCAACAAATTGGATGTTTGGCATTAAGTGCGCCCGAGCGGATTAACGCCCAGAATCTGGCGATGGTTCGTCAGATGGATGCCGCATTAGCGCAGTGGCGGGATGATGAGCAGATTGTCGCGGTCGTATTGCTAGGTGCGGGCGAGCGAGGGTTTTGTGCTGGAGGTGATTTGAAAGCCTTGTACTTGGCGATGAGCAAGCCAGAACAGCTTTGTCAGGGCGATGCTTTTTTTAGCGAAGAATATCGCTTATGCCAAACGATCCGTGAATATCCCAAACCTGTTTTAGCATGGGGGCACGGCATTGTCATGGGCGGAGGTTGGGGGCTGTTTGCCGCAGCAAGTCATCGTATTGTTACCGAGTCAAGCCGTTTGGCCATGCCGGAGACCGGGATTGGCTTATTTCCTGATGTTGCCGCGAGCTGGTGGTTGCCAAAGCTCGCTGGTGCAGGCCGTTTTCTGGCGCTAACAGGGGCTGCAATCAATGCTCGTGATGCGATGGCATTAGGCGCTGCGGATTGGCTGCTGCCCGATAGTCAGCGCCACGCTACGCTAATGGCTATGGCGCAGCTAGCTTGGAGCGGTCAATCGGACACGGATGCTGCGTTATTAAGCGAGTTTCTCGATGCGCAGCCTTTACCCGCGCATATACCCGCCGCAAAGTTAACTGCTGAGCCTCAGTACTATCAGCAGCTCAATGCGCTGACACTGCCGCAGGCTTTGGCTTATCTGGCGACATTGGCGCACAGTTCTGACACCTATTTACAGCATGCAGCGCAGCGGGTGCTGAAGGCTTCACCGACTTCACTGTATTTAAGCTGGGCTTTACAGCAGCTATGTGCCCCTAAAACACTGGCACAGACGGTGCAGATCGAAACCTCGATTGCAGCAAGTGCATTGCGCTATGGTGATTTTCAGGCCGGGATCTACAGTACCTTGATTGATCGACAGCTCGCACCCCGTTGGCGCTATCGAACTCCGGCTGAGCTTGATCTGGCTGAAATCGCCACGTATTTCCCTGCGCTACAGCTTGGTATTGAGGATTAA
- a CDS encoding alpha/beta fold hydrolase: MKTWVLLRGLMRETRHWGRFVPLLQAHFPDDQIICIEWPGNGELNQQQSYNSIQQMAGYCQQTLNQQGHTGPYHVVAISLGAMVALEWAYQQPAALASCTLINTSLRQQSPFYRRLNWRQWPRLLRILILPSAAREREILGLTSYSANEQTVQQWQRYAAQYPISKTNILRQLWAACRYRGRDDAPKVPILLLNSLADQLVDPRCSQQMAQIWGCPLHSHPSAGHDLPLDAPDWLIQQICTQLISK; the protein is encoded by the coding sequence ATGAAAACTTGGGTCTTATTGCGAGGCTTAATGCGTGAAACACGCCATTGGGGCCGCTTTGTCCCACTGCTACAAGCTCATTTTCCGGATGATCAAATCATCTGCATTGAATGGCCGGGCAATGGTGAACTAAATCAGCAACAAAGCTATAACTCCATACAACAGATGGCAGGGTATTGCCAGCAAACACTTAACCAGCAGGGGCATACTGGCCCATACCATGTGGTTGCCATTTCATTAGGGGCGATGGTGGCACTGGAATGGGCTTACCAGCAACCCGCAGCACTGGCCAGCTGCACGCTGATCAATACCAGTTTGCGCCAGCAAAGCCCATTCTATCGGCGCTTAAATTGGCGCCAGTGGCCACGACTGCTCCGGATACTTATTTTGCCCAGCGCGGCTCGCGAACGCGAGATTCTAGGCTTAACCAGTTACAGCGCCAATGAGCAGACGGTGCAACAGTGGCAACGCTATGCTGCGCAATACCCAATCAGTAAGACAAATATCCTGCGCCAGCTCTGGGCCGCCTGCCGCTATCGGGGCAGAGATGACGCACCGAAAGTACCCATCTTGCTGCTCAATAGTCTTGCAGATCAGTTAGTCGATCCGCGCTGCAGCCAGCAAATGGCCCAAATCTGGGGTTGCCCGTTACACAGCCACCCCAGCGCTGGTCACGATTTACCTTTGGATGCGCCAGACTGGCTCATCCAACAGATCTGCACACAGTTAATTTCAAAGTAA
- the aat gene encoding leucyl/phenylalanyl-tRNA--protein transferase, giving the protein MIPWLDHRHQFPPLAQALLEPNGLLAAGGDLSPSRLLAAYRQGIFPWFMPGEPILWWSPSPRMVLFPDELHIHRSLAKVIRNKAYRITFDTAFRDVMAGCAAPRGEQAGTWISDEMIEAYAALHHAGYAHSFECWIDDELVGGLYGMAIGKMFYGESMFARRADASKITFVHAVQWLAAQGFGLIDCQMHTEHLARFGAREISRDEFMQRLTQLTAQNDVLGPWPYRYESLGAA; this is encoded by the coding sequence ATGATCCCTTGGCTTGATCATCGCCACCAGTTTCCTCCGTTGGCTCAAGCACTGCTTGAGCCCAATGGTTTGCTAGCGGCGGGAGGGGATCTATCTCCATCTCGCCTGTTGGCGGCCTATCGGCAAGGTATTTTCCCGTGGTTTATGCCCGGCGAGCCCATTTTATGGTGGAGCCCCAGCCCGCGGATGGTGTTGTTCCCGGATGAATTGCATATTCATCGCTCACTAGCGAAAGTAATTCGCAACAAAGCCTATCGAATCACCTTTGATACCGCATTTCGTGATGTGATGGCTGGCTGTGCCGCCCCTCGTGGTGAACAGGCTGGCACCTGGATCTCCGATGAAATGATCGAGGCCTACGCAGCCTTGCATCATGCCGGCTACGCGCACAGCTTTGAATGTTGGATTGATGATGAGCTGGTTGGTGGGCTTTATGGCATGGCGATCGGAAAAATGTTCTATGGTGAGTCTATGTTCGCTCGACGAGCCGATGCCTCCAAAATCACCTTTGTGCATGCCGTGCAGTGGTTGGCTGCACAGGGTTTTGGGCTAATCGATTGTCAGATGCATACCGAACACTTAGCCCGCTTTGGTGCAAGGGAAATCAGCCGCGATGAGTTTATGCAACGGCTAACACAGCTGACGGCTCAAAACGATGTGCTTGGTCCCTGGCCCTATCGCTACGAATCATTAGGCGCTGCATAG
- a CDS encoding outer membrane protein assembly factor BamE encodes MKARILTVILSSGLLMTGCSVVNFITPYKLDIPQGNELTADQVENLKVGMTPAQVRFVLGTPLLVDPFHQNRWEYVYRDQKAGTVKAQKRFTVFFENNLVTSWQGDVLPEPAARTALKNRASAPAAADDLMRMKADPANPGSKDIEVKPLIDKGF; translated from the coding sequence ATGAAGGCTAGAATCTTAACTGTAATCCTCAGTAGTGGCCTGTTAATGACAGGTTGCAGCGTAGTCAATTTCATCACGCCTTATAAGCTGGATATTCCGCAGGGCAATGAGTTAACTGCTGACCAGGTTGAAAATCTGAAGGTCGGAATGACGCCAGCACAGGTGCGTTTTGTCTTAGGCACCCCCTTATTGGTTGACCCTTTCCACCAGAATCGCTGGGAATATGTTTACCGCGATCAAAAAGCCGGTACCGTCAAAGCCCAGAAACGATTTACCGTGTTTTTTGAAAACAATCTGGTGACTTCATGGCAAGGTGATGTACTACCTGAGCCAGCAGCACGTACTGCACTGAAAAACCGTGCCAGTGCTCCAGCTGCGGCAGATGACCTGATGCGTATGAAAGCCGACCCCGCTAATCCGGGCAGCAAAGACATTGAAGTAAAACCACTTATCGATAAAGGATTCTAA
- a CDS encoding M14 family zinc carboxypeptidase, which translates to MRELAELAQLEELIAHAPAGMVVALHGQINSEEYSYPLYSFSIGNRAAEAPVLGFFGGVHGLERIGCQIVLSLLASLLVRLEWDSSLQHQLQKIRLVFMPLVNPAGMARGWRSNPDGVDLMRNAPIDAQQAVPWLLGGHRISRHLPWYRGQLGQAMAAENQALCQLVREQLLCSPFSLALDCHSGFGLRDRLWFPYAYTQQPIAHLAEVYSLAALFQRSYPYHPYLIEPQARQYITHGDIWDYLYQQQLSKPERVFLPLTLELGSWLWIKKNPRQLLSLDGLFNPIVAHREQRVLRKHLMLFEFLIRAVHDFEQWQVAASARAQLTQQALNRWYRA; encoded by the coding sequence ATGAGAGAATTGGCCGAATTAGCACAACTTGAAGAGTTAATAGCCCACGCACCCGCCGGCATGGTGGTTGCGCTACACGGGCAAATCAACTCGGAAGAATACAGTTACCCGCTGTATAGCTTCAGTATCGGCAATCGGGCAGCAGAGGCTCCCGTGCTGGGTTTTTTCGGTGGGGTACATGGGCTAGAGCGGATCGGCTGCCAGATTGTCCTCTCGCTGCTGGCTAGCTTGTTGGTACGGTTAGAATGGGATAGTAGCTTGCAGCACCAGTTGCAAAAAATTCGTCTGGTATTTATGCCGCTGGTCAATCCGGCTGGAATGGCGCGCGGGTGGCGCAGTAACCCAGATGGAGTTGATTTAATGCGCAACGCCCCGATTGATGCACAACAAGCAGTACCGTGGCTGCTCGGAGGGCATCGTATTAGTCGCCATTTACCGTGGTATCGCGGGCAATTAGGGCAAGCCATGGCCGCAGAGAATCAAGCACTGTGCCAGTTAGTGCGCGAGCAGTTGCTTTGTAGCCCATTTAGTTTGGCGCTCGATTGCCATTCTGGGTTTGGTTTGCGCGATCGCCTGTGGTTTCCGTATGCATATACCCAGCAACCGATTGCACACTTGGCCGAAGTTTATTCACTGGCGGCCCTATTTCAACGCAGCTATCCCTACCATCCCTACCTGATTGAGCCGCAAGCACGGCAATACATTACCCATGGCGATATCTGGGACTATTTGTATCAGCAACAATTAAGTAAACCTGAACGGGTATTCTTACCACTGACATTGGAATTGGGGTCGTGGCTGTGGATCAAAAAAAACCCACGTCAATTGCTGTCGCTCGATGGATTGTTTAATCCCATCGTGGCGCATCGGGAACAACGAGTTCTGCGCAAGCATCTCATGCTATTCGAATTTCTAATCCGGGCAGTACACGATTTTGAGCAATGGCAGGTTGCGGCCAGCGCGCGTGCGCAGCTCACTCAACAAGCACTTAATCGCTGGTATCGAGCATGA